One genomic region from Spirochaeta lutea encodes:
- a CDS encoding helix-turn-helix domain-containing protein — MNRVLEIQSEDSGKEASPYKSAQGFLHHAEFVRRKVNQKQDNTPARDTSSVRGMEARPGLSPHPQGDTISLEGFQTDSEEALVQILQAVHGLPDTFLGLYDFFVLLRDVLSIEKSALLTPSAEDSRIFEPVLFWNLDQTSLHRLSFPREELSGFDRWGVLSAQNVTKLSSRDIAVTESDFICIPFPEKEPVGALLFSSPYGQSSEKANTLLVSALSQILSTNFAGIPAQFSAEYTPIPLDVLLADPQERILHISMLEIHRALREHFPMVSAQRIPEIVYRTLATLTECRIGISPEGFYLHLEAPFARAQDRFYEETVRQLCSWFTLDPDEVTWHIYEGKNVQR, encoded by the coding sequence ATGAACCGAGTTCTGGAAATTCAATCCGAGGACTCCGGTAAGGAAGCCTCCCCTTACAAGTCTGCCCAGGGGTTCTTGCACCACGCTGAGTTTGTAAGACGGAAGGTTAACCAGAAGCAGGATAACACTCCCGCAAGGGATACCAGCAGTGTCCGGGGCATGGAAGCCCGCCCCGGTCTGTCTCCCCACCCCCAAGGCGATACAATATCACTGGAGGGATTTCAAACAGACAGTGAGGAGGCGTTGGTACAGATTCTCCAGGCAGTTCACGGACTCCCTGATACCTTCCTCGGATTGTATGATTTTTTCGTACTGCTCCGGGATGTACTCAGCATAGAGAAATCTGCCCTGCTGACCCCGTCTGCCGAGGACTCACGGATTTTTGAACCTGTGTTGTTCTGGAACCTGGATCAAACAAGCCTCCACCGGTTATCCTTCCCAAGAGAAGAGTTATCAGGCTTCGACCGATGGGGGGTCTTGTCTGCTCAAAACGTTACAAAACTGAGCAGCCGAGATATAGCGGTTACGGAATCGGATTTTATTTGCATACCCTTTCCGGAAAAGGAACCGGTAGGTGCCTTGCTGTTTTCCAGCCCCTACGGGCAATCCTCAGAGAAAGCCAATACCCTCCTGGTGAGTGCGCTCTCCCAGATCCTTTCCACCAATTTCGCAGGAATACCCGCTCAGTTTTCAGCAGAATATACCCCAATTCCCCTGGATGTGTTACTGGCCGATCCCCAGGAGCGGATACTCCATATTTCAATGCTTGAAATCCATCGCGCCCTCCGGGAGCACTTCCCCATGGTTTCTGCCCAGCGGATTCCAGAAATTGTATACCGAACCTTGGCAACCCTTACAGAGTGCCGAATCGGTATTTCACCGGAGGGATTTTATCTCCATCTTGAAGCCCCCTTTGCCCGGGCACAGGACCGGTTCTACGAAGAGACAGTTCGGCAGCTCTGCAGCTGGTTCACCCTGGACCCTGATGAGGTAACCTGGCATATTTATGAAGGCAAGAATGTCCAACGATGA
- a CDS encoding 6-hydroxymethylpterin diphosphokinase MptE-like protein, protein MILVQGKRGHLTVKSSKGRFLHSRVNPREEALSLATEQLSSSQVREGGLVLLDTGLPYLSTYLAEQFPATPQYIIHSDDRMAEFFLHRNPELPPGSVHWHPGDTASLEDTLRPWMASRYLRGVQLLQGRAVDDTAFAQESAQTVASTTAGIFTQVHRETMTRGFFGVKKLANLRKAVELLESGGGSLVTGVTRADDEKVPVLVASGPSLGQAASYLCKYRETMMIYALPSAISFLHSISMEPDVILTTDPGYWAGEHLRQIPSHWKSRIIAPLTAELGRMPGMGMVHFLPVSDPLTSLFLKPQGIRPGMRETGTVAAFALDLILEVHSKAVVIFGLDLSLYQLVGHITPHGFDTHLAGGSTRLNPLETIQTTRDLNTLAPGTTYKPRISQGSLEIYRTWFSRFFHGKTDRTFLRFIEGHPGEDLPCASREQVSRVLERASDAWKESEPTHGPGTGPLGLFDHSSTLEDYAVLLKHLESAMLKACTYPLNPEDPADELLQEVCFFSYKRYWSEHSADQRRAVCAEMAEEIHFHFSRLAL, encoded by the coding sequence ATGATTCTGGTTCAAGGAAAACGCGGGCATCTGACGGTAAAATCCTCCAAAGGACGCTTTCTGCACAGCAGGGTAAATCCCCGGGAAGAAGCCCTCTCCCTTGCGACTGAACAGTTATCATCCTCCCAGGTCAGGGAGGGGGGACTGGTTCTCCTGGACACCGGACTCCCCTATCTCAGTACCTATTTAGCAGAGCAGTTTCCCGCAACCCCGCAGTATATTATTCACAGCGATGACCGTATGGCGGAATTCTTTTTGCACCGGAATCCTGAGTTACCCCCGGGGAGCGTACATTGGCATCCTGGCGACACTGCCTCTCTGGAGGACACCCTGAGACCTTGGATGGCGTCGCGGTACCTGCGGGGGGTACAGTTGCTTCAAGGCAGGGCCGTGGACGACACAGCCTTTGCCCAAGAATCCGCCCAAACCGTCGCGAGTACCACTGCCGGGATATTCACCCAGGTTCACCGTGAGACCATGACCCGGGGGTTCTTCGGCGTCAAAAAACTCGCCAACCTCCGGAAGGCGGTTGAATTACTCGAATCCGGCGGAGGTTCTCTGGTAACCGGGGTTACCAGGGCGGATGATGAAAAAGTCCCGGTACTGGTAGCAAGCGGCCCCAGCCTGGGACAGGCTGCCTCCTACCTCTGCAAATACCGTGAAACCATGATGATCTATGCCCTGCCCTCTGCAATTTCTTTTCTACACAGCATCTCCATGGAACCCGATGTTATCCTCACCACGGATCCTGGATATTGGGCGGGGGAACATTTACGGCAAATCCCCTCGCATTGGAAGAGCAGGATCATTGCCCCCCTTACCGCCGAGCTAGGCAGGATGCCCGGTATGGGGATGGTGCACTTTCTCCCGGTTTCCGACCCCCTGACAAGCCTCTTCCTGAAACCTCAGGGAATCAGACCTGGCATGAGAGAAACCGGTACCGTCGCAGCCTTTGCCTTAGATTTGATCCTTGAAGTCCATTCCAAGGCTGTCGTCATCTTCGGTCTAGATCTATCTCTCTACCAACTGGTTGGACATATTACCCCCCATGGCTTCGATACCCATCTTGCCGGAGGAAGCACTCGTTTGAATCCCTTAGAAACCATACAGACCACAAGGGATCTGAATACCCTGGCCCCGGGTACGACCTATAAACCCCGGATTTCCCAAGGATCATTAGAAATCTATCGGACCTGGTTTAGCAGGTTTTTTCATGGAAAAACCGATAGAACCTTTCTTCGGTTCATCGAGGGCCATCCAGGGGAGGATCTGCCTTGTGCTTCCAGGGAACAGGTTAGCCGCGTTTTGGAACGAGCATCCGACGCCTGGAAAGAATCCGAGCCCACCCACGGTCCCGGTACTGGTCCTCTGGGGCTGTTTGACCATTCCTCAACACTGGAGGATTATGCCGTTCTACTCAAGCACCTTGAGTCGGCGATGCTGAAGGCTTGCACCTATCCCCTGAATCCTGAAGACCCCGCGGACGAGCTTCTCCAGGAGGTCTGTTTCTTTTCCTATAAGCGGTACTGGTCGGAGCATTCTGCGGATCAGCGTCGCGCTGTTTGCGCGGAAATGGCGGAGGAGATTCACTTTCACTTTTCGAGGCTGGCTCTATGA
- a CDS encoding 6-hydroxymethylpterin diphosphokinase MptE-like protein: MRILDWSLAQGFGKIPRVEFPRGNRWFTSKRSPFRELYTLAETMQSGDFVIVIGWDFHELSSGKHPRMNRGTMVFLDPFPKLSRTIVKENALPSPSPDMGYHAADPEKPGFSWLEEVFTGYSPLLFQNLRVETVAVYQQTGHPWIDQVLSRLKKRIAELKDDLSTQAVFGNRWLENGLKNLEYYHRQSALTAPGPGRLQSVWVLGAGPSLHKRLSEVQTIEADQRYVICADTALPALTHRGITPDVVVSLDAQWYSFEHLRLAEVSRAGFWLVDFYTSPLVIRLLSKKQIPFRFVFSRHPLTHLLLDYLPQIGSLLNNQTNAGLAALSFAKGLSTQLSLGGLDFSFPGFRSYTSHTYRDLYDELSRSRLHSRDTQDLSIMDRAGPLSVLRFGPPVNERGFGASGYTSLGERRDEILNQNHPGPTLWAIEDLGRGINRNPSIRNLARAILERISVPINSLEEVVHNPDVGIFSPGILGIISRNQKNTAPGGDILDISRQLQQKTIGLLTLLAYNGEV, encoded by the coding sequence ATGAGAATTCTTGACTGGAGTTTGGCCCAGGGATTCGGAAAGATTCCCCGGGTAGAGTTTCCCCGGGGCAACCGATGGTTCACCAGTAAGCGCTCGCCCTTCCGAGAGTTGTATACCCTGGCAGAGACTATGCAATCCGGTGATTTTGTAATCGTTATCGGCTGGGATTTTCATGAGCTATCCTCGGGAAAACACCCCCGGATGAACCGTGGAACCATGGTGTTTTTGGATCCCTTCCCCAAGCTGAGTCGAACAATAGTCAAGGAAAACGCCCTACCGTCACCCTCGCCGGACATGGGGTACCATGCCGCCGATCCTGAGAAACCTGGATTCTCATGGCTTGAGGAGGTCTTCACCGGATACTCCCCCCTGTTGTTTCAGAATCTTCGGGTCGAGACGGTGGCAGTGTATCAGCAAACCGGTCATCCCTGGATCGATCAGGTGCTGAGCCGGCTTAAAAAAAGAATCGCCGAGCTAAAAGACGATCTCTCTACCCAGGCAGTATTCGGAAACCGCTGGCTTGAAAACGGGCTTAAAAACCTGGAGTATTACCACCGCCAATCGGCTTTGACGGCTCCCGGGCCAGGTAGGCTCCAGTCGGTATGGGTGCTGGGCGCCGGCCCCAGTCTGCACAAACGGTTATCCGAGGTACAAACCATCGAGGCTGATCAACGCTATGTAATCTGTGCCGACACTGCCCTGCCCGCCCTAACCCACCGGGGAATCACTCCCGATGTGGTGGTGAGCCTGGACGCCCAGTGGTACAGCTTCGAACATCTTCGTTTGGCGGAGGTATCCCGAGCCGGTTTTTGGCTGGTGGATTTTTATACATCCCCCCTGGTAATCCGTTTGCTGAGTAAAAAACAGATCCCCTTTCGGTTTGTTTTTTCCCGCCATCCCCTTACCCACCTCCTGCTGGACTATCTACCCCAGATTGGGAGTCTCCTAAACAATCAAACCAACGCGGGGCTAGCCGCCCTCTCCTTCGCGAAGGGTCTTAGTACCCAGCTGTCCCTCGGGGGCCTGGATTTCTCCTTTCCCGGATTCCGTTCCTATACATCCCATACCTACCGGGATCTCTACGATGAGCTGTCCCGTTCCCGGCTGCACAGCCGGGATACCCAGGATCTATCGATAATGGACCGGGCGGGGCCGCTCTCAGTACTTCGGTTCGGCCCCCCGGTAAACGAGCGAGGCTTCGGAGCATCCGGTTATACATCCCTGGGTGAAAGGCGGGATGAGATTCTGAACCAGAATCATCCCGGACCAACCCTGTGGGCTATAGAAGATCTTGGCCGAGGGATCAACAGGAACCCTTCTATTCGGAACCTAGCCCGCGCCATCCTTGAGCGCATATCAGTGCCCATAAATTCCTTAGAAGAGGTCGTACATAATCCTGACGTTGGTATTTTCTCACCGGGGATTCTCGGTATTATCAGCAGGAATCAAAAAAATACCGCCCCAGGGGGTGATATTTTGGATATATCCAGACAACTACAGCAGAAAACCATAGGACTGCTTACCCTTTTGGCATATAATGGGGAGGTATGA
- a CDS encoding ICP22 family protein: MMSRYPTLITWLGIVFFLVFFSGLFILSDSIRRNRVQEAEHTLEALLPEISGNRENQQRILQKIYQDLPTLEALMYENPRGSIGFLWSRNPELVTLPGQTEPSGPRLQAPGLHQALISRPAMENGQATAVFRVILGRDLFFLFRTGFIALLLFAGLLICLYALLSLTRKEETWAPEEESDDQESDDQESDDQESDDQESDDQESDDHEPGDNTTPPGLPEDEAPEPGGALMAADPEPGGAPAPTDMEPPPPSREESADEEVPPPIDSDPDSDSEHGLGGETDAADQPPFSSPLSPDSALPEALDAELRKATLEDTSLSLCLIEMTNPETVEEGLSRFFSSLMEVFIYRDLLFHETTAACWVILPGQDLDAALSSCKEFLARGHAKLPDSDIRIGITSRNGRHIHHQVMMKEGRAALARALAGTDPLVGFQPDPEKYHKITPR; this comes from the coding sequence ATGATGTCCCGATATCCAACCCTGATCACCTGGCTAGGTATTGTGTTCTTTCTCGTGTTCTTCAGTGGGCTTTTTATTCTGAGTGATTCCATCAGAAGAAATAGAGTTCAAGAAGCCGAGCACACCTTGGAGGCATTGCTGCCGGAGATAAGCGGCAACCGAGAAAACCAGCAACGCATCCTACAGAAGATATACCAGGATCTTCCAACATTAGAAGCCTTAATGTATGAGAACCCCAGGGGAAGTATTGGATTTCTTTGGTCTCGGAATCCAGAACTGGTAACCCTCCCCGGTCAGACCGAGCCATCCGGACCGAGACTTCAGGCTCCAGGACTTCACCAAGCCCTCATCTCCCGGCCTGCCATGGAGAATGGACAGGCAACAGCGGTATTCCGGGTTATTCTGGGACGAGATCTGTTCTTTTTGTTCCGTACCGGCTTCATCGCCCTGTTATTATTCGCGGGTTTGCTGATCTGTCTCTATGCCCTGCTCTCCCTCACCCGGAAAGAGGAGACCTGGGCCCCCGAGGAGGAATCAGACGATCAAGAATCAGACGATCAAGAATCAGACGATCAAGAATCAGACGATCAAGAATCAGACGATCAAGAATCAGACGATCACGAACCAGGCGATAACACGACACCCCCTGGACTACCCGAGGATGAAGCCCCGGAACCCGGAGGTGCCCTCATGGCAGCAGATCCGGAACCCGGGGGTGCCCCGGCACCAACAGATATGGAGCCACCCCCCCCTTCCCGGGAGGAATCCGCCGACGAAGAGGTTCCACCCCCGATCGACTCAGACCCGGATTCAGATTCAGAACACGGCCTCGGTGGAGAAACAGACGCCGCCGACCAGCCGCCGTTTTCCAGTCCCTTGAGTCCTGACAGCGCTTTGCCGGAAGCACTTGATGCGGAACTACGGAAAGCGACCCTAGAGGATACATCCCTGAGCCTTTGCCTCATCGAGATGACAAACCCAGAAACAGTGGAAGAGGGATTATCCCGGTTTTTTAGCAGCCTGATGGAGGTCTTCATCTACCGGGACCTGCTCTTTCATGAAACGACAGCTGCATGTTGGGTTATACTCCCCGGCCAGGACCTAGATGCAGCCCTTTCTTCCTGTAAGGAATTTCTAGCCAGGGGTCATGCAAAGCTTCCGGATAGCGATATACGAATCGGCATTACCTCCCGGAACGGCCGCCACATACATCACCAGGTCATGATGAAGGAGGGCCGGGCCGCCCTGGCTCGCGCCCTGGCTGGGACCGACCCACTAGTAGGGTTTCAACCGGATCCGGAGAAGTACCACAAAATCACCCCCCGGTAA
- a CDS encoding DUF4340 domain-containing protein, whose amino-acid sequence MRSMRFTTGEKKLLGIYILLGVVLLAAILSISLYRNLTTRSQGKPSILEIEAIQNIGAISLDDPGSPSGDSLALRRTGEDQWQVRYPDGAWYDSRSQRVRDFLESLGQLEGKTLVTSSQDSYGAYDLDEASARVITLRLDTDSPPVRVLYYGKYTPGGNGVFVRTDADPRVFTTGSEADFYINQDLAYWTELRLWPQGITAQDVYQVKIQIPGQDDRILTHAAEGWEISTEQDPFGGSLESYVSGLTTLELSGLDTGDLGAQILGDAPMLQITMTLQSGTRRTLEVYTLEDDTYYAIWKEGDQILLRGNLPSWRVTQLLPGE is encoded by the coding sequence ATGAGAAGCATGAGGTTCACCACGGGTGAAAAAAAACTATTAGGCATATACATCCTACTTGGGGTGGTTCTCCTGGCTGCCATACTGAGTATTTCTCTATACCGGAATTTGACCACCCGGTCCCAGGGCAAACCATCCATCCTGGAGATCGAGGCTATTCAAAATATCGGCGCTATCTCCCTGGATGACCCAGGTTCTCCATCCGGTGATTCCCTTGCGCTTCGGCGCACCGGTGAAGATCAATGGCAGGTCAGGTACCCCGACGGTGCTTGGTATGATTCCCGATCCCAGCGGGTCCGGGATTTTCTTGAGAGTCTGGGGCAGCTTGAGGGGAAAACCCTGGTTACTTCTTCCCAGGATTCCTACGGGGCCTACGACTTGGATGAGGCATCTGCAAGGGTTATCACCCTTCGTCTGGACACCGATTCACCCCCGGTCCGGGTACTCTACTACGGCAAATACACCCCCGGCGGAAACGGCGTGTTTGTGCGTACCGATGCCGATCCCCGGGTATTCACCACGGGTTCCGAGGCGGATTTTTATATTAATCAGGATCTGGCCTACTGGACCGAGCTGCGTCTCTGGCCCCAAGGCATAACCGCCCAGGATGTGTATCAGGTGAAGATTCAGATTCCGGGTCAGGACGATCGGATACTTACCCATGCCGCCGAGGGCTGGGAGATCTCTACCGAACAGGATCCCTTCGGCGGGTCACTGGAGTCGTACGTTTCAGGTTTGACCACCCTGGAACTATCCGGGCTGGACACCGGTGATCTTGGGGCCCAGATCCTGGGAGATGCTCCAATGCTGCAAATCACCATGACCCTGCAATCCGGAACGAGGAGAACCTTAGAGGTCTACACTCTTGAAGACGATACGTACTATGCAATCTGGAAAGAAGGTGACCAAATCCTGCTGCGAGGGAACCTGCCCTCCTGGCGGGTAACACAGCTTCTGCCCGGGGAATAG
- a CDS encoding GldG family protein, with the protein MSHETRIVGPTRGKTWLFTILPLVIFLLLVILSGLVRFRADTTEDKVFTISKVSRNLFQELEDPVSITYVVSGRLTREIPEIQHIIDILQEYGRYGGTRLNLRVVDPEEDQEFSSPEQLGIQPQQYQVIEENEQRVAQVYTGIIISYRDQQSLIPAIADPGSLEYQVTTAIRDLTRGQKRSVGILTDGQPAMAEEEFGYLYQELSRIAEVRSLTPGERIPETLDALFVLGGAGFDQGALYQIDQFVMAGKGVFWAVDPISVNLESNLQPEDGSDAPVFQILGSYGIEVSPQWVLDRSNLPIPVQQVQGAMRINTYEAYPLWVQTTQGAPDHPITARFAGLDLFWASPISFDSQKNPDGSFEPLVFSSDRTALMDQPVQTNPVQVGYLSSTFQEQQQVLAGVLTGGVSSYFPGDPRGENPSHRGSTDNARLVVVGDGDFLTSLIQIHRSTQNLQFALSAFEWLGHDEEMLNLRTRQIRNTRLDAIQDPELRSASMNWAKTLGIGAAPLILLILGIIRFISRRRRANQ; encoded by the coding sequence ATGTCCCATGAAACACGTATTGTAGGTCCTACCAGGGGCAAAACCTGGCTATTTACCATCCTGCCCTTGGTTATTTTTTTATTGCTGGTGATTTTATCGGGTCTGGTACGGTTCCGGGCAGACACTACCGAGGATAAGGTGTTCACCATTTCCAAGGTTTCCAGGAATCTTTTTCAGGAGCTCGAAGACCCGGTATCAATTACCTATGTGGTTTCAGGGCGTCTGACCCGTGAAATCCCGGAAATTCAGCATATCATCGATATTCTTCAGGAGTACGGGCGCTATGGCGGTACTCGGCTTAATCTCCGGGTAGTCGATCCGGAAGAAGACCAGGAATTCAGCAGTCCCGAGCAGCTGGGAATCCAGCCCCAGCAATACCAGGTCATCGAAGAAAACGAACAGCGGGTGGCCCAGGTGTACACCGGTATTATTATTTCCTACCGGGACCAGCAGAGTCTCATTCCTGCCATTGCTGATCCCGGTTCCCTGGAATACCAGGTCACCACCGCCATCCGGGATCTCACCCGGGGACAGAAACGCAGCGTTGGGATTCTCACCGACGGACAACCCGCCATGGCCGAGGAGGAGTTCGGATATCTGTATCAGGAGCTCTCTCGGATCGCCGAGGTTCGTAGCCTCACTCCGGGGGAGCGTATCCCGGAAACTCTGGATGCACTCTTTGTATTGGGCGGTGCAGGGTTCGATCAGGGGGCCCTGTATCAGATCGATCAGTTTGTTATGGCAGGAAAGGGCGTATTTTGGGCCGTGGATCCCATCTCGGTAAATCTGGAGTCGAATCTTCAGCCCGAGGATGGAAGCGATGCCCCGGTTTTTCAAATTCTGGGTTCCTACGGAATCGAAGTGTCGCCCCAGTGGGTTCTGGACCGTTCGAATCTCCCCATACCCGTCCAGCAGGTGCAGGGAGCTATGCGTATAAATACCTATGAAGCATACCCCCTCTGGGTCCAAACCACCCAAGGCGCCCCGGACCATCCTATTACCGCCAGGTTTGCCGGTCTGGATCTTTTCTGGGCAAGCCCCATCAGCTTCGATTCACAGAAGAACCCTGATGGATCCTTTGAGCCCCTGGTGTTCTCCAGCGACCGGACCGCACTCATGGACCAGCCCGTTCAGACGAATCCGGTTCAGGTTGGGTATCTCAGCTCAACCTTCCAGGAACAACAGCAGGTATTAGCCGGGGTGTTAACCGGAGGGGTATCATCCTACTTCCCCGGTGATCCCAGGGGCGAAAACCCCTCCCATCGAGGTTCGACGGATAACGCCCGGCTGGTAGTGGTTGGAGATGGGGATTTTCTTACCAGTTTGATTCAAATCCACCGCTCCACCCAGAACCTTCAGTTTGCACTGTCGGCCTTTGAGTGGCTGGGACACGATGAGGAGATGCTGAATCTCCGGACCAGGCAGATTCGGAATACCCGGCTCGATGCCATCCAGGACCCTGAACTCCGGTCCGCATCCATGAACTGGGCAAAAACCCTGGGAATCGGTGCAGCCCCTCTGATTCTGCTCATTCTCGGGATCATCCGATTTATTTCCCGTCGAAGGAGGGCAAACCAATGA
- a CDS encoding ABC transporter permease subunit: MSKSTTTPVDSIQDPDSTGKSSDVEHPNRPTGKPARRRGNPFWALVHRELRSGFNSPIAYIVALFFLLFTSVWFFTIQDFFARDTASLRSYFSIFPFVFIVLIPSLTMRSWAEETRQGTLELMVTLPAREWDLVLGKFIANLILLAIILVGTLPTVAAVLPFGDFDPGPIVSQYVGIFLLGAAGLALGQSISLFTRNQVSAFISTAGVLLLVTIAEGFVRGSAAPLFFQRIMAALSLGFHFEDFAKGIIDSQDLFFFLGVIWLFLFINARTLLLRKWR; the protein is encoded by the coding sequence ATGTCTAAGTCAACCACAACACCCGTCGATTCAATCCAGGATCCCGATTCAACCGGGAAATCCTCGGATGTAGAACATCCTAATCGTCCAACCGGCAAGCCAGCGCGCCGCCGCGGAAATCCCTTTTGGGCACTGGTTCACCGGGAGCTGCGGTCCGGCTTTAATTCGCCCATCGCCTATATTGTTGCTCTCTTTTTCCTTCTGTTCACCAGTGTCTGGTTTTTTACCATCCAGGACTTCTTCGCCAGGGATACGGCAAGTCTGCGCAGCTATTTCTCCATTTTCCCCTTTGTATTCATCGTGCTGATTCCTTCCCTTACCATGCGTTCCTGGGCCGAAGAAACCCGCCAGGGAACCCTGGAGCTCATGGTAACCCTTCCCGCCCGGGAATGGGATCTGGTATTAGGAAAGTTTATTGCCAACCTGATTTTACTGGCCATCATCCTGGTTGGAACCCTTCCGACGGTGGCGGCGGTATTACCCTTCGGCGATTTTGATCCCGGACCAATCGTCAGTCAGTATGTGGGGATTTTTCTTCTGGGGGCTGCGGGTCTTGCTCTGGGACAGAGCATTTCCCTGTTCACCCGGAACCAGGTCTCGGCCTTCATCTCCACCGCTGGGGTGCTCCTGCTGGTAACCATCGCGGAGGGCTTCGTTCGGGGTAGCGCCGCACCCCTGTTTTTCCAGCGCATCATGGCCGCCCTTTCCCTGGGGTTCCATTTCGAGGATTTTGCCAAGGGAATCATAGACAGCCAGGACCTGTTCTTTTTCCTGGGGGTGATTTGGCTCTTTTTGTTTATCAACGCTCGGACGCTGCTGCTTCGGAAATGGAGGTAA
- a CDS encoding ABC transporter ATP-binding protein translates to MISVSQLSKSYGSVTAVDRVDFDLRPGEILGLLGPNGAGKTTIMKVLTGYHYQSSGSVTLDGVPISENPLECKARIGYLPENAPVYTELTVHEYLEFIAETRLAAESRVQAIETAARRCGILDVLWRPIQELSKGYRQRVALAQAIMHDPDVLILDEPTTGLDPNQIQEIRTLIRELGKNKSIILSTHILQEVEALCDRVIILNRGRVAASGTPQAIARELKGDWVFALRIRHPEGIGGITPAIKAVSGLVGSRIEDQEQGTVESPQEWINLQVVLPASMTSDEAGLQLFQWAASHGIELSALKPVTAGLEDLFKQLTTQDPHDNPGNDTPRKEDLNV, encoded by the coding sequence ATGATAAGCGTCTCACAACTCTCCAAGTCCTACGGCTCGGTGACGGCCGTAGACAGGGTGGATTTTGATCTGCGTCCCGGAGAAATCCTTGGGCTCTTGGGTCCCAACGGGGCCGGAAAAACCACCATCATGAAGGTTCTGACCGGGTACCATTACCAAAGCTCGGGATCAGTGACCCTGGACGGGGTTCCGATCTCCGAGAACCCCCTGGAGTGCAAGGCCCGGATCGGATATCTGCCCGAGAATGCCCCGGTGTACACCGAACTTACGGTTCATGAGTACCTGGAGTTTATTGCTGAAACCCGGCTGGCCGCCGAGTCCAGGGTACAGGCCATTGAGACTGCGGCCCGGCGCTGCGGCATACTGGATGTACTGTGGCGGCCGATTCAGGAGCTCTCCAAGGGCTACCGGCAGCGGGTTGCACTGGCCCAGGCTATTATGCACGATCCGGATGTATTGATTCTGGACGAGCCGACCACAGGGCTGGACCCGAATCAAATTCAGGAAATCCGGACCCTCATCCGGGAGCTTGGTAAGAATAAGAGCATCATCCTATCAACCCACATCCTTCAAGAGGTGGAGGCCCTCTGCGACCGGGTCATTATCCTGAACCGCGGAAGGGTTGCTGCCTCGGGCACTCCCCAGGCGATTGCCCGTGAACTGAAGGGAGACTGGGTCTTTGCCCTGCGGATTCGGCATCCTGAGGGGATCGGGGGCATCACCCCTGCCATCAAGGCGGTATCCGGCCTTGTAGGTTCCCGGATTGAGGATCAGGAGCAGGGGACGGTGGAATCACCCCAAGAATGGATCAACCTCCAGGTTGTATTACCTGCATCCATGACCAGCGACGAAGCGGGGCTTCAGCTCTTCCAATGGGCAGCTTCTCATGGTATCGAGCTTTCTGCCCTGAAACCCGTCACTGCAGGCCTTGAGGATCTGTTCAAACAGCTCACGACCCAGGATCCCCATGATAATCCAGGAAACGATACCCCGAGGAAGGAGGATCTCAATGTCTAA